A stretch of Candidatus Moraniibacteriota bacterium DNA encodes these proteins:
- the rpsQ gene encoding 30S ribosomal protein S17: MEKGTPTITKTQHAPTRTGIVVSNKMDKTIVVAVDTLKTHPKYLKQYRSTKRYKVHVEENKYTIGEKVTFQECRPISRDTFHKIIAL; this comes from the coding sequence ATGGAAAAAGGAACACCTACAATTACAAAGACACAGCACGCTCCTACAAGAACGGGTATTGTCGTCAGTAACAAGATGGACAAAACGATCGTGGTTGCTGTCGATACATTGAAGACCCATCCGAAGTATCTGAAACAGTACCGATCGACAAAACGTTACAAGGTCCATGTTGAAGAGAATAAGTATACGATCGGAGAAAAAGTGACTTTTCAGGAATGTCGACCGATCAGTCGTGATACCTTTCATAAAATCATCGCTCTGTAA
- the rpsC gene encoding 30S ribosomal protein S3, whose translation MGNKVNPTGIRLGITTQWQSLWFGTKKTYSEQLRKDVEIRSLIMSKWKAAAIASVRIDRSMNVVKLMVETARPGVLIGRGGTGIEDLARVIKKKFFAGKKVDLKVDVQEVKNPETSAILVGQQVAEQLEKRMPFRRILKTMLDQVEANKTVQGVKIELCGRLGGAEMARREWLSRGKIPLHTLRADIDFARTEAHTTYGVIGIKTWIYKGEKFEEVAVEKE comes from the coding sequence ATGGGCAATAAAGTAAATCCAACTGGCATTCGTCTCGGTATTACCACGCAGTGGCAATCCCTTTGGTTTGGTACGAAAAAGACATACAGTGAACAGCTCCGCAAAGACGTAGAAATACGCTCACTCATTATGAGTAAGTGGAAAGCGGCAGCCATCGCTTCTGTCCGTATCGACCGTTCTATGAATGTGGTAAAGCTCATGGTAGAGACGGCTCGTCCAGGTGTTCTCATCGGACGAGGAGGAACAGGTATCGAAGATCTCGCACGTGTCATCAAAAAGAAATTCTTTGCTGGAAAGAAAGTGGATTTGAAAGTAGATGTGCAAGAAGTAAAAAATCCTGAAACCAGTGCGATACTTGTTGGACAGCAAGTTGCGGAACAATTGGAAAAACGTATGCCGTTCCGTCGTATTTTGAAAACAATGTTGGATCAAGTAGAAGCCAACAAGACGGTGCAGGGAGTAAAAATAGAACTTTGTGGTCGTCTCGGTGGTGCAGAAATGGCTCGTCGCGAATGGTTGTCTCGTGGAAAAATTCCTCTTCATACACTGCGTGCTGACATTGACTTTGCTCGTACAGAAGCGCACACTACGTATGGTGTTATCGGAATCAAGACCTGGATTTATAAAGGTGAAAAGTTCGAAGAAGTAGCGGTTGAAAAAGAATAA
- the rplP gene encoding 50S ribosomal protein L16, translated as MLMPKKVKHRKIHRGGWSGSPATSGDKVSFGTYGLKAVEEGLVSARQIEAARRAMTHSIQRGGKIWIRIFPDKPMTKKGEQTPMGKGKGSVDHFVAKIRSGKVLFELDGITKSAAEEAMRLASHKLAIKTKFVTRQ; from the coding sequence ATGTTAATGCCAAAAAAAGTTAAACATCGCAAAATCCACCGCGGAGGTTGGTCTGGGAGTCCAGCAACGAGCGGGGATAAAGTAAGTTTTGGAACCTATGGTTTGAAAGCTGTCGAGGAAGGTCTCGTATCTGCTCGTCAGATCGAAGCTGCCAGACGTGCGATGACACACTCTATCCAGCGTGGTGGAAAAATATGGATTCGCATATTTCCTGATAAACCGATGACCAAGAAAGGTGAACAAACCCCAATGGGTAAAGGAAAAGGAAGTGTTGATCATTTTGTTGCCAAAATACGATCCGGAAAAGTTCTTTTCGAACTCGACGGTATCACGAAGTCAGCAGCAGAAGAAGCAATGCGACTCGCATCACATAAATTGGCTATCAAAACAAAGTTTGTTACACGTCAGTAA
- the rplX gene encoding 50S ribosomal protein L24: MKIKKGDQVEITAGKDSGKRGEVLFVFPKIDKIVVKGANIMKRHIKATRDGEKGQRIEKEAPLHVSNVMLVCPHSGKLTRIGYKIEGGEKVRISKKSGKTI; encoded by the coding sequence ATGAAGATTAAGAAAGGTGATCAAGTAGAAATAACAGCAGGGAAAGATTCCGGAAAACGCGGAGAAGTGTTGTTCGTATTTCCTAAGATTGATAAAATCGTCGTCAAAGGTGCAAATATCATGAAACGTCATATCAAAGCGACTCGTGACGGAGAAAAAGGTCAACGTATTGAGAAAGAAGCCCCACTCCATGTCTCCAATGTGATGCTCGTATGTCCTCATTCAGGAAAATTGACTCGTATTGGATACAAGATCGAGGGTGGAGAAAAAGTCCGCATCAGCAAGAAGTCAGGCAAGACTATTTAA
- the rplN gene encoding 50S ribosomal protein L14 yields the protein MIQAESKLIVADNSGAKMIKCFKVLGGTRRRYAGLGDIIVASVKSAEPRGMVKKGEIVKAVIVRQVRSYRRKDNSYIRFDENAAVILDANKIDPKGTRIFGPIARELREKGFSKIVSLAPEVL from the coding sequence ATGATCCAAGCAGAATCAAAATTGATAGTCGCCGACAACAGTGGCGCAAAAATGATCAAGTGCTTCAAGGTACTTGGTGGAACCAGACGGCGCTATGCAGGTCTCGGTGATATCATTGTGGCTTCTGTCAAATCAGCTGAACCACGGGGTATGGTGAAAAAAGGAGAAATCGTCAAGGCCGTGATTGTTCGTCAAGTGAGATCATATCGTCGCAAGGACAACTCTTATATCCGATTTGATGAAAACGCAGCTGTGATTCTCGATGCAAACAAGATTGATCCGAAAGGAACACGTATCTTTGGTCCGATTGCTCGCGAACTCCGTGAAAAAGGATTTTCAAAGATTGTTTCTCTCGCTCCAGAAGTTTTATAA
- the rpmC gene encoding 50S ribosomal protein L29 codes for MKAKEWREKSAGECEKAILELSDKARKLRFDLATRETKIHSEYRKAKKDIARLKTLKQESVLSINVD; via the coding sequence ATGAAAGCAAAAGAATGGAGAGAAAAATCAGCAGGTGAATGCGAGAAGGCAATTCTCGAATTATCTGATAAGGCTCGCAAGCTTCGTTTTGATTTGGCTACTCGTGAGACAAAAATTCATAGCGAATACAGAAAAGCCAAGAAAGATATCGCCCGTCTGAAAACGCTCAAACAAGAATCCGTGCTTTCAATTAATGTAGACTAA
- the rplE gene encoding 50S ribosomal protein L5: MLHKKQLYTEKVVPALQKELGIENVMAVPRLGKIVVNIGTGKILKDSKRVEDAIASLEAITGQKVIATKARKAIAGFKTREGLEVGARVTLHGKRMWNFLDRLVNIALPRVRDFQGIPKSSIDQSGNCNIGIKEHLVFPEIVAEKVQNIFSFQVNIVTTAKNRKEGEALFRLLGLPMEQVEVKKEK, from the coding sequence ATGTTACACAAGAAACAATTGTATACCGAAAAAGTGGTTCCTGCTTTGCAGAAGGAACTTGGTATTGAAAACGTGATGGCCGTTCCTCGTCTGGGGAAAATCGTCGTGAACATCGGTACTGGTAAGATCTTGAAAGACTCCAAGCGAGTCGAAGATGCTATAGCATCTCTCGAAGCGATCACTGGACAGAAAGTCATCGCAACCAAAGCACGCAAAGCTATCGCCGGATTCAAAACTCGTGAAGGTTTGGAGGTCGGGGCTCGTGTGACGCTCCACGGGAAACGTATGTGGAACTTTTTGGACCGACTCGTGAATATCGCCCTCCCTCGTGTACGTGATTTCCAGGGTATTCCCAAGAGCTCGATTGATCAGAGCGGAAACTGTAACATTGGTATCAAAGAGCATCTCGTTTTTCCAGAAATTGTCGCAGAGAAAGTACAGAACATCTTTAGTTTCCAAGTCAACATTGTTACAACGGCGAAGAATAGGAAAGAAGGGGAAGCATTGTTTCGCCTTCTCGGACTGCCGATGGAACAGGTTGAAGTAAAAAAGGAAAAGTAA
- a CDS encoding type Z 30S ribosomal protein S14 codes for MAKTSTQARALKTPKFSTRIVNRCWKCGRKRGYLRTYDVCRICFRELANSGQIPGVKKSSW; via the coding sequence ATGGCAAAGACATCTACACAAGCTAGAGCACTCAAAACCCCGAAGTTTTCCACGCGTATCGTGAATCGTTGTTGGAAATGTGGTCGTAAACGCGGGTATCTCCGTACATATGATGTATGTCGTATCTGTTTCCGTGAGCTCGCCAATAGTGGCCAGATCCCTGGAGTAAAAAAATCATCTTGGTAA